A DNA window from Clavibacter sepedonicus contains the following coding sequences:
- a CDS encoding IS481-like element IS1121 family transposase: protein MSHGNARLTVHGRVLLVRRVVEDRRPVAHVARELGVSRQCAHRWVNRFRAEGLRGLTDRSSRPRSVPRRTSPERERAVLEARAQLRAGPARLAPVTGVPSRTISRILRRHGAPPLAWLDPVTGAVIRASRSTAHRYEHEHPGDLIHVDVKKLGRIPDGGGWRVHGRSEQVRGRGIGFDYVHAAVDDHTRLAYAEIHPDEKGATAAGFLTRAAAYFAGHGITRIERVITDNAFAYRHSTVFKNAVQDLGARQKFIRPHCPWQNGKVERFNRTLATEWAYRQPFTGNQHRADALDPFIEHYNTERIHSSHGLTPAARVSPTS from the coding sequence ATGTCCCACGGTAATGCTCGTCTGACGGTTCACGGGAGGGTTCTCCTCGTGCGGCGGGTGGTGGAGGATCGTCGGCCGGTCGCGCACGTCGCGCGGGAGCTGGGGGTGTCGCGGCAGTGCGCGCATCGATGGGTGAACCGGTTCCGTGCCGAGGGGCTGCGAGGGCTGACGGATCGGTCATCGCGGCCCCGGTCAGTACCGAGGCGAACGAGCCCGGAGCGGGAACGGGCCGTGCTGGAAGCGCGGGCCCAGTTGCGGGCGGGTCCTGCGCGGCTGGCGCCGGTGACAGGTGTTCCATCCCGTACGATCTCCCGCATCCTGCGCCGGCACGGGGCGCCGCCGTTGGCATGGTTGGACCCCGTCACCGGGGCCGTGATCCGGGCATCCCGGTCAACGGCGCACCGGTATGAGCACGAGCATCCGGGTGATCTGATCCACGTGGACGTGAAGAAGCTCGGGAGGATCCCGGACGGAGGCGGCTGGCGGGTCCACGGGCGCAGCGAGCAGGTCCGCGGCCGCGGGATCGGGTTCGATTACGTCCATGCCGCGGTCGATGACCACACCCGTCTCGCCTACGCGGAGATCCATCCCGATGAGAAAGGCGCGACCGCGGCCGGGTTCCTGACCCGCGCAGCGGCGTACTTCGCCGGGCATGGGATCACCCGGATCGAGCGGGTCATCACGGACAACGCGTTCGCCTACCGGCACTCGACCGTGTTCAAGAACGCCGTCCAGGACCTGGGCGCGCGGCAGAAGTTCATCCGCCCGCACTGCCCCTGGCAGAACGGCAAGGTCGAGCGCTTCAACCGGACCCTCGCGACCGAGTGGGCCTACCGGCAACCCTTCACCGGCAACCAACACCGGGCCGACGCGCTTGACCCCTTCATCGAGCACTACAACACTGAACGAATCCACTCAAGCCACGGGCTCACGCCCGCGGCCCGAGTGTCACCAACGTCATGA
- a CDS encoding DUF4193 domain-containing protein: MATDYDAPRKTEDDSDSIEALKERVPDRMSGVVDVDDADNPGSFDLAGADLSDLELETVVLPPQADEFTCVSCFLVKHRSQIDHQEKLGPICQECAA, encoded by the coding sequence ATGGCAACTGATTACGACGCCCCGCGCAAGACGGAGGACGACTCCGACTCGATCGAGGCTCTGAAGGAGCGCGTCCCGGACCGCATGTCCGGGGTCGTGGACGTCGACGATGCCGACAACCCCGGGAGCTTCGACCTCGCCGGAGCCGACCTCTCCGACCTCGAGCTCGAGACGGTGGTGCTCCCGCCCCAGGCGGACGAGTTCACCTGCGTGAGCTGCTTCCTCGTGAAGCACCGCTCGCAGATCGACCACCAGGAGAAGCTCGGGCCCATCTGCCAGGAGTGCGCCGCCTAG
- a CDS encoding alkaline phosphatase family protein, translating to MAPMLPAPGSSRMSLTAVMPGCLAALAGEESEAGLPPVDRAVVVLVDGLGSAALRARAGHARHLVQGWRKKDVVDVGFPTTTAASITSLTTGVRAGEHGLVGYSALDPAHDRVLKLLSGWDARSVPDQWQPVPTAFERAVAAGIPAFVVGSARYAGSGFSRAALRGATYVAAESIADRFATTRELMDREPRALVYLYVPELDQAAHSHGWESDRWLRGLEELDQAAGPFLDRLGPREGALITADHGIVDVPAGSQILFDRVPELVAGVRHVAGEPRCLHLHLEPGADADGLADAWRASEGTRAHVATRAEAIAADWYGPVREGVAARIGDVIVATRSLIAYYDGRPRDQGARRMIGQHGAFSDEERLVPLIRAGAFARG from the coding sequence ATGGCCCCCATGCTACCGGCGCCCGGATCCAGCCGGATGAGCCTCACCGCGGTCATGCCCGGCTGCCTCGCCGCCCTCGCGGGGGAGGAGTCGGAAGCCGGCCTCCCGCCCGTCGACCGTGCGGTCGTCGTGCTCGTCGACGGGCTCGGATCCGCCGCCCTCCGAGCCCGCGCCGGACACGCCCGCCACCTCGTGCAGGGCTGGCGGAAGAAGGACGTCGTCGACGTCGGGTTCCCCACCACGACGGCGGCCAGCATCACCTCCCTCACCACCGGCGTGCGCGCGGGCGAGCACGGGCTCGTCGGCTACAGCGCGCTGGATCCCGCGCACGACCGCGTCCTCAAGCTGCTGTCCGGATGGGACGCGCGCAGCGTCCCGGACCAGTGGCAGCCGGTGCCGACCGCCTTCGAGCGAGCGGTCGCCGCGGGCATCCCCGCGTTCGTCGTCGGCTCGGCCCGCTACGCCGGATCCGGGTTCTCGCGCGCCGCGCTGCGCGGCGCGACCTACGTCGCCGCCGAGTCGATCGCGGACCGCTTCGCGACCACGCGCGAGCTCATGGACCGGGAGCCGCGCGCGCTCGTCTACCTCTACGTCCCCGAGCTCGACCAGGCCGCCCATTCGCACGGCTGGGAGTCCGACCGCTGGCTCCGCGGCCTCGAGGAGCTCGACCAGGCGGCGGGCCCCTTCCTCGACCGCCTCGGCCCGCGCGAGGGTGCGCTGATCACCGCCGACCACGGCATCGTCGACGTGCCCGCTGGATCCCAGATCCTGTTCGACCGCGTGCCCGAGCTGGTCGCGGGCGTCCGGCACGTCGCGGGGGAGCCGCGCTGCCTGCACCTGCACCTCGAACCGGGCGCGGACGCCGACGGCCTGGCCGACGCCTGGCGCGCCTCGGAGGGGACGCGCGCCCACGTCGCGACGCGCGCCGAGGCGATCGCCGCCGACTGGTACGGGCCGGTCCGGGAAGGTGTCGCCGCGCGCATCGGCGACGTGATCGTCGCGACGCGCTCGCTCATCGCGTACTACGACGGCCGCCCGCGAGACCAGGGCGCCCGTCGGATGATCGGTCAGCACGGGGCGTTCTCGGACGAGGAGCGCCTGGTGCCGCTCATCCGCGCCGGCGCCTTCGCCCGCGGCTGA
- a CDS encoding DUF3710 domain-containing protein — MTDENANQPDDAAVADDAEHVLDAKSAPDDRADEGPLDETEANPVRPYVDLGGIKILPREGLHLRLEVAEGTQQVVAIGLDFAESSLQVQPFAAPRSSGLWHEIRTTIGEQIQKQGGTTRLADGPFGPELHAVIPVVQQPGQPAASTREARFIGVDGPRWFLRGVITGRAVSDPEAAAAVEDLFRCVVVVRGSSPMPPRDLIPLKMPAAQVGTTPGAAPAGESPASALGS; from the coding sequence ATGACCGACGAGAACGCGAACCAGCCGGATGACGCCGCCGTCGCGGACGACGCCGAGCACGTCCTGGACGCCAAGTCCGCGCCCGACGACCGGGCCGACGAGGGTCCGCTCGACGAGACCGAGGCGAACCCCGTCCGCCCGTACGTCGACCTCGGCGGGATCAAGATCCTGCCGCGCGAGGGCCTCCACCTCCGCCTCGAGGTCGCAGAGGGCACCCAGCAGGTCGTCGCGATCGGCCTCGACTTCGCCGAGTCCAGCCTCCAGGTGCAGCCGTTCGCGGCCCCGCGCTCGAGCGGGCTGTGGCACGAGATCCGCACGACCATCGGGGAGCAGATCCAGAAGCAGGGCGGGACCACGCGTCTCGCCGACGGTCCGTTCGGGCCGGAGCTGCACGCCGTGATCCCCGTGGTGCAGCAGCCCGGCCAGCCCGCGGCCAGCACACGCGAGGCCCGCTTCATCGGCGTCGACGGACCGCGCTGGTTCCTGCGCGGCGTCATCACCGGCCGCGCCGTGTCGGACCCCGAGGCGGCCGCCGCCGTCGAGGACCTGTTCCGCTGCGTCGTCGTGGTGCGCGGCTCGTCGCCCATGCCCCCGCGCGACCTCATCCCGCTCAAGATGCCCGCCGCGCAGGTCGGCACCACCCCGGGCGCGGCTCCGGCCGGCGAGAGCCCGGCCTCCGCGCTGGGCTCCTGA
- a CDS encoding DUF3093 domain-containing protein, which produces MPASPYSERLWPAPWLFVATALVIPASLLVFLPISVIAGVVVAIVLYAGVVATLVLTSPVIQVVDGRLRAGRASIDVDQLGEPEGFRGAQATAERGTRLHARAYLVIRGWVDPVVKVPLLDAADPAPYWLLSTRTPERLIAAIRGSRRS; this is translated from the coding sequence ATGCCCGCATCCCCCTACAGCGAGCGGCTGTGGCCTGCTCCCTGGCTCTTCGTCGCCACCGCTCTCGTCATCCCCGCGAGCCTGCTCGTGTTCCTCCCCATCAGCGTCATCGCCGGGGTCGTCGTCGCGATCGTGCTCTACGCGGGCGTCGTGGCCACGCTCGTGCTCACGAGCCCGGTCATCCAGGTGGTCGACGGGCGGCTGCGCGCGGGCCGCGCATCCATCGACGTCGACCAGCTCGGCGAGCCCGAGGGGTTCCGGGGCGCGCAGGCGACGGCGGAGCGCGGCACGCGCCTCCATGCCCGGGCGTACCTGGTGATCCGCGGCTGGGTGGACCCGGTGGTCAAGGTGCCGCTGCTGGACGCGGCCGACCCTGCTCCGTACTGGCTGCTCTCCACGCGCACCCCGGAACGACTGATCGCCGCGATCCGGGGATCGCGGCGATCATGA
- the dut gene encoding dUTP diphosphatase codes for MPDPVDVLIAGDAPIPTYAHPGDAGADLTAAEAVRLEPGRRATVGTGVSIALPDGYAAFVLPRSGLAARHGITIVNAPGTVDAGYRGEIRVTLLNTDAEAAYDVAVGDRIAQVVVMPVSRVRFVPVEKLPGSHRGTGGFGSTGTGALPARDPGDRT; via the coding sequence GTGCCCGATCCCGTCGACGTCCTCATCGCGGGCGACGCCCCGATCCCGACCTACGCGCATCCCGGCGACGCCGGCGCCGACCTCACGGCCGCCGAGGCCGTCCGCCTCGAGCCGGGCCGACGGGCCACCGTCGGCACGGGCGTCAGCATCGCCCTCCCGGACGGGTACGCCGCGTTCGTCCTGCCCCGCAGCGGCCTGGCCGCGCGTCACGGCATCACGATCGTCAACGCGCCCGGCACCGTCGACGCGGGCTACCGCGGCGAGATCCGGGTCACCCTCCTCAACACCGATGCCGAGGCCGCGTACGATGTCGCGGTCGGCGACCGCATCGCGCAGGTCGTCGTCATGCCGGTCAGCCGGGTGCGCTTCGTGCCCGTCGAGAAGCTGCCCGGGAGCCACCGCGGCACGGGGGGCTTCGGCTCCACGGGCACCGGCGCCCTCCCCGCCCGAGATCCAGGAGACCGAACATGA
- a CDS encoding DUF3159 domain-containing protein, translating to MSASAPGEALGASMAQAAERAGLGQAARGETMTAAALLTAMGGVRGVLEAIVPGLLFLVAFTLTRDIVLSVAVPVTVAVVAVVARLVQRSAFAPAVGGLVGIVISAVLALRSGEGRDFYALGLWTNGAYFAVLLVSVVVGWPLVGVAVGFLMGDGTAWRQDRRKARALRLLTLVWVGFFALRLAVQLPLYLADSIDALGVARLVMGTPLYGVLLVLSWLFVRAVYAKEPAAPAAG from the coding sequence GTGTCCGCGTCCGCCCCCGGTGAGGCGCTCGGCGCGAGCATGGCACAGGCCGCCGAGCGCGCAGGTCTGGGTCAGGCGGCGCGCGGCGAGACGATGACGGCGGCGGCGCTCCTCACCGCCATGGGCGGCGTCCGCGGCGTGCTCGAGGCGATCGTGCCCGGGCTCCTGTTCCTGGTCGCGTTCACCCTGACGCGCGACATCGTGCTCTCCGTCGCGGTGCCGGTCACCGTCGCGGTCGTGGCCGTCGTGGCCCGGCTGGTGCAGCGCTCGGCCTTCGCGCCCGCGGTGGGCGGCCTCGTCGGCATCGTGATCTCCGCGGTCCTGGCGCTCCGGTCGGGGGAGGGCCGCGACTTCTACGCCCTCGGGCTGTGGACCAACGGCGCCTACTTCGCCGTCCTCCTCGTGTCGGTGGTCGTGGGGTGGCCGCTCGTCGGCGTCGCCGTGGGCTTCCTCATGGGCGACGGGACGGCCTGGCGGCAGGACCGCAGGAAGGCCAGGGCGCTCCGCCTCCTCACCCTCGTCTGGGTCGGTTTCTTCGCGCTCCGCCTCGCGGTGCAGCTCCCTCTCTACCTCGCCGACTCGATCGACGCGCTCGGGGTCGCGCGCCTGGTGATGGGCACGCCCCTCTACGGCGTCCTCCTCGTGCTGTCGTGGTTGTTCGTGCGCGCCGTGTACGCGAAGGAGCCGGCTGCCCCCGCGGCCGGCTGA
- the sepH gene encoding septation protein SepH: MQDLKIVGVEDGALVVETPGGERHRLVMDDSFRSALRRQSADGGPPRKAAPRIIQSFIRQGMSAEDVARETGASVEYVRKFEGPVVAEREHVVRSAMKVPVHTAIEVDPMGQGTLFGQVIEERLESLGAQEVRWSSWKEQLGGWVVKAAFTSEEIEHDARWSYDPKKHALSPANNEAITLSQQGEIRGALIPRLRALPPEAPDTHQEDGVTRFDSGAFRLPEPTASSTQDTAPQPWEAHRRDEGASVSHLGRQGNHPAGTQQPARVAQVELNETADLLEALRRRRGERESVPREDEGDDPVEEAPAPAARRDEPLSRPRGGQRSAPPLRSAVIPGVGRVDTGRDRPRDESDDEGLRTPGTGEGRGSAKPSGRRGRTAMPSWDEIVFGARSDDDHLA; this comes from the coding sequence ATGCAGGATCTGAAAATCGTCGGAGTCGAGGACGGCGCCCTCGTCGTGGAGACCCCGGGCGGTGAACGGCACCGTCTCGTGATGGACGACTCCTTCCGCTCGGCGCTCCGTCGCCAGTCCGCCGACGGCGGCCCGCCGCGGAAGGCCGCCCCGCGCATCATCCAGTCGTTCATCCGGCAGGGCATGAGCGCCGAGGACGTCGCACGGGAGACCGGGGCGTCCGTGGAGTACGTGCGCAAGTTCGAGGGCCCCGTCGTCGCCGAGCGCGAGCACGTCGTGCGCAGCGCCATGAAGGTCCCCGTGCACACCGCCATCGAGGTCGACCCGATGGGGCAGGGCACGCTCTTCGGCCAGGTCATCGAGGAGCGCCTCGAGTCGCTCGGTGCGCAGGAGGTGCGCTGGAGCAGCTGGAAGGAGCAGCTCGGCGGCTGGGTCGTGAAGGCCGCCTTCACCAGCGAGGAGATCGAGCACGACGCGCGCTGGTCCTACGACCCGAAGAAGCACGCGCTCTCCCCCGCCAACAACGAGGCGATCACCCTCTCGCAGCAGGGCGAGATCCGCGGCGCGCTCATCCCCCGCCTCCGCGCGCTGCCGCCCGAGGCCCCGGACACGCACCAGGAGGACGGCGTCACGCGCTTCGACAGCGGCGCCTTCCGCCTGCCCGAGCCGACGGCGTCGAGCACGCAGGACACCGCTCCCCAGCCCTGGGAGGCGCACCGCCGTGACGAGGGCGCGTCCGTGTCGCACCTCGGACGGCAGGGCAACCACCCCGCGGGAACACAGCAGCCGGCGCGCGTGGCGCAAGTCGAGCTGAACGAGACCGCCGACCTGCTCGAGGCGCTCCGCCGTCGCCGGGGTGAGCGGGAGTCCGTGCCGCGCGAGGACGAGGGCGACGACCCGGTCGAGGAGGCGCCCGCTCCTGCCGCCCGGCGCGACGAGCCCCTCTCTCGCCCTCGCGGCGGGCAGCGCTCCGCGCCGCCGCTGCGGTCCGCGGTGATCCCCGGCGTCGGCCGTGTCGACACCGGCCGCGACCGCCCGCGCGACGAGTCCGACGACGAGGGCTTGCGCACGCCCGGGACCGGCGAGGGCCGCGGTTCCGCGAAGCCGTCCGGCCGCCGCGGGCGCACGGCGATGCCGAGCTGGGACGAGATCGTGTTCGGCGCCCGCAGCGACGACGACCACCTGGCCTGA